In the genome of Deltaproteobacteria bacterium, one region contains:
- a CDS encoding 2-C-methyl-D-erythritol 2,4-cyclodiphosphate synthase has product MRIGFGYDVHSLVEGRKLILGGVEIPFEKGLKGHSDADALLHAIGDALLGALALGDLGKHFPDTDPQYKGISSLKLLEHIYKLVSDKGYELGNLDAVIIAEQPKMFPHIPQMIENIVRVLQVLPSQISVKATREEGLGFTGAGEGMAAKAVVLLMKKAIVEKDAALAWKMNAARSI; this is encoded by the coding sequence ATGCGAATTGGATTTGGTTATGATGTGCATTCCCTGGTAGAAGGTCGAAAACTCATTTTGGGCGGAGTGGAAATTCCTTTTGAAAAAGGGCTCAAAGGGCATTCGGATGCTGATGCCTTGCTGCATGCCATCGGTGATGCCCTGCTTGGCGCTTTGGCCTTGGGAGATTTGGGAAAACATTTTCCAGATACGGATCCGCAATACAAAGGTATTTCCAGTCTGAAACTTTTGGAGCACATTTATAAACTGGTTTCTGACAAAGGATACGAGTTGGGAAATTTAGATGCAGTGATTATTGCGGAGCAGCCCAAAATGTTTCCGCATATTCCCCAGATGATAGAAAACATTGTGCGTGTCCTTCAGGTGCTTCCTTCACAAATTTCGGTAAAGGCTACTCGAGAAGAAGGTTTGGGTTTTACCGGTGCGGGCGAAGGCATGGCCGCAAAAGCAGTGGTGCTGCTGATGAAAAAAGCCATTGTTGAAAAAGATGCCGCCTTGGCTTGGAAGATGAATGCGGCGAGGTCGATTTAA
- the ispD gene encoding 2-C-methyl-D-erythritol 4-phosphate cytidylyltransferase: MKTSAVLVAGGRGVRAGFELPKQFLTLCNKPILCYSLDLFEACTLVHEVILVLPQDYISYFQDQIASRFFYSKLKSVVAGGENRQESTQAGMKKIGDDINLVCVHDAARPLLKMSLLEQVIQLAAQKKAALLAAPASDTIKEVDDQKAIVKTHAREKIYLAQTPQVFEIHLLRKAFEKAKVENFLGTDEASLVEAMGEEVFIVESTPLNLKVTQPQDFKIAEILLQETGVN, translated from the coding sequence ATGAAAACATCAGCAGTCTTAGTTGCTGGCGGAAGGGGAGTTCGCGCGGGCTTTGAACTTCCCAAACAATTTTTAACACTCTGTAACAAACCTATTCTTTGTTATTCCCTAGATCTTTTTGAAGCCTGTACCCTTGTTCATGAAGTTATTCTGGTACTCCCTCAGGATTATATTTCTTATTTTCAAGATCAAATTGCTTCTCGTTTTTTCTACTCCAAGCTAAAATCGGTCGTCGCAGGGGGCGAAAACCGCCAGGAATCCACTCAGGCAGGAATGAAGAAAATTGGCGACGACATCAATCTTGTTTGTGTGCACGATGCGGCGCGACCTCTTTTGAAAATGAGCTTGTTGGAACAAGTGATTCAACTTGCAGCTCAAAAAAAAGCCGCGCTGCTTGCAGCCCCTGCCAGCGATACCATTAAAGAGGTGGATGATCAAAAAGCGATTGTCAAAACTCATGCGCGAGAAAAAATTTATTTGGCCCAAACGCCTCAGGTTTTTGAAATCCATTTGTTAAGAAAGGCCTTTGAAAAAGCAAAAGTTGAAAATTTTTTAGGCACCGACGAGGCCAGTTTGGTAGAAGCTATGGGCGAAGAAGTTTTTATCGTCGAATCAACGCCGCTCAATTTAAAAGTGACGCAGCCCCAGGATTTTAAAATTGCAGAAATTTTACTACAAGAAACAGGAGTAAACTAA
- a CDS encoding CarD family transcriptional regulator — protein sequence MAKGVLKVERKEKLPFKVGDMAVYPAHGVGEVKSIENREILGSRQTFYVLQILDSGMKIMVPTNNVNAVGLREIISEAEVDDVYTILRERNVKIDTQTWNRRYREYMDKIKTGSVYEIAEVVRDLSILRFDKELSFGERKMLDTAKSLLMKELSICTEKDEDDIEEEINEIFKSL from the coding sequence ATGGCCAAAGGAGTTTTAAAAGTAGAAAGAAAAGAAAAGCTTCCTTTTAAAGTGGGAGATATGGCTGTTTACCCTGCTCATGGCGTAGGTGAAGTAAAAAGCATTGAGAATCGCGAGATTTTGGGTAGCAGACAAACCTTTTATGTCCTTCAGATTTTAGACAGTGGCATGAAAATCATGGTCCCCACCAATAACGTAAACGCTGTGGGTCTTCGTGAAATCATTTCAGAGGCCGAAGTGGATGATGTGTATACCATCCTTCGGGAACGAAATGTAAAGATTGATACCCAGACCTGGAATCGTCGTTACCGGGAATATATGGATAAGATTAAAACCGGTTCGGTGTACGAAATTGCTGAAGTGGTTCGCGATCTTTCCATCTTGCGTTTTGATAAAGAGCTTTCTTTCGGTGAAAGAAAGATGTTGGATACAGCAAAATCGTTACTGATGAAAGAACTGTCCATCTGCACCGAAAAAGATGAAGACGATATTGAAGAAGAAATTAACGAAATCTTCAAATCGTTGTAA
- a CDS encoding pyridoxal phosphate-dependent aminotransferase translates to MEKDSKRSRQIKSFIAMEVLEKSQEMEKAGEDVISLSIGEPDLPAPKVVKQAAIEAIRRDFTKYTHSQGLIEFREAVCEFYHKKHHVKVHPDQVFVTSGSSPAFLLAFASILDNKEEIIVSDPCYPCYPNFINFLEGKAKFLPVYEKNQFQYDPDELKKKITKKTKGILVTSPGNPTGYLLPAKTYEALANLGPYLISDEIYQGLVYEGVERSALEFTDQAFVLNGFSKSYSMTGFRLGYLIAPKKLCKAIARMSQNLYISVSSFIQLAGLAALKEGQKDQLKMREIFRARRQVALEELAKIGLSPTHIPQGAFYIFINVKKYTQDSYKFAFDCLKKAKVGITPGIDFGRHGEGYIRISYANSIANIREGIRRLGKFIEGL, encoded by the coding sequence ATGGAAAAAGACTCTAAAAGATCGCGGCAAATAAAATCATTTATTGCAATGGAGGTTCTGGAAAAAAGTCAGGAAATGGAAAAAGCAGGAGAAGATGTCATCTCCCTTTCCATTGGCGAACCCGACTTACCCGCCCCTAAGGTAGTCAAACAAGCGGCCATTGAGGCCATCAGAAGAGATTTTACCAAGTACACGCATTCGCAAGGCCTAATTGAATTTCGCGAGGCCGTCTGCGAGTTTTATCATAAAAAACATCACGTGAAGGTGCACCCCGACCAGGTATTTGTCACTTCCGGGAGCTCTCCAGCATTTCTACTGGCCTTTGCCTCCATCCTCGATAACAAGGAGGAGATCATCGTTTCAGACCCCTGTTATCCCTGTTACCCCAACTTTATTAACTTTTTAGAGGGCAAAGCCAAGTTTCTGCCGGTTTATGAAAAAAATCAGTTTCAATATGACCCCGATGAATTGAAAAAAAAGATCACTAAAAAAACCAAAGGGATTTTAGTGACTTCCCCAGGAAATCCCACAGGCTACCTTCTGCCCGCAAAAACCTACGAGGCCTTAGCCAATTTAGGACCTTATTTGATTTCGGATGAAATTTATCAAGGCCTGGTCTACGAGGGAGTAGAAAGATCTGCCTTAGAATTTACAGACCAAGCCTTCGTTTTAAATGGATTTTCTAAATCTTATTCAATGACAGGATTTCGTTTGGGCTATCTCATCGCTCCCAAAAAGCTCTGCAAGGCCATTGCTCGCATGAGTCAGAATTTATACATCTCGGTCAGCTCTTTCATCCAACTCGCCGGCCTAGCTGCTTTAAAAGAGGGGCAAAAAGATCAACTTAAAATGAGAGAGATTTTTAGGGCTCGCCGACAAGTGGCCCTGGAAGAACTCGCCAAAATTGGACTTTCCCCCACCCACATCCCTCAAGGCGCCTTCTATATTTTTATCAATGTAAAAAAGTACACCCAAGATTCTTATAAATTTGCCTTTGACTGTTTGAAAAAAGCCAAAGTAGGCATTACCCCTGGAATTGATTTTGGAAGACATGGAGAAGGCTACATTCGAATTTCTTATGCAAATTCGATCGCGAATATTCGGGAGGGGATAAGGAGGTTGGGGAAGTTTATTGAGGGGTTATAA
- a CDS encoding PIN domain-containing protein produces the protein MKHDLFIDTGAFYSKYVVRDDLHVQSLELWKQVQKDRYTCVTSNFVLCELITLLVYRFGTLKALRVAREIYSTAAIRIISISSSLELLALNWLEKYLDQDFSMTDATSFALLKDQKISKVFSFDEDFDIAGFERLGYQKKIRPPTPT, from the coding sequence ATGAAGCATGACCTCTTTATTGATACCGGGGCTTTTTATTCAAAATATGTAGTGAGAGACGACTTGCATGTTCAAAGCCTGGAACTTTGGAAGCAGGTTCAGAAAGATCGTTACACTTGTGTTACCAGTAATTTTGTTTTATGTGAGTTGATCACACTTTTAGTTTACCGGTTTGGCACTCTTAAAGCCTTAAGGGTGGCGCGTGAAATTTATTCAACAGCGGCTATTCGGATTATTTCCATTAGCTCCAGTCTTGAACTTCTAGCTTTAAACTGGCTTGAAAAATACTTGGATCAAGATTTCTCCATGACAGATGCAACTTCTTTTGCCTTGCTTAAGGATCAGAAAATTTCCAAAGTTTTTAGTTTTGATGAAGATTTTGATATCGCTGGGTTTGAGAGGCTTGGGTATCAAAAAAAAATAAGACCTCCCACTCCAACTTGA
- the folD gene encoding bifunctional methylenetetrahydrofolate dehydrogenase/methenyltetrahydrofolate cyclohydrolase FolD, protein MNAKLIDGKAIAEKVKNEVALEVQQLEAKGIQVGLAVILVGSNAASQIYVCNKIAACKKAGIQSFHHELSESTSSEELLLWIENLNRDERVHGILLQLPLPKHLNADYFLEAIHPKKDVDGLHALSLGRLAQGKETFVSCTPAGVMRLLQEIHFDCSGKKAVVVGRSNIVGKPMALLLLQQSATVTVVHSKTKNIEEEIRSADLVVAAVGVPKMVKGDWIKAGAVVIDVGINRMENGKLCGDVDFDSAAQKASYITPVPGGVGPMTIAMLLKNTLQAAKTGF, encoded by the coding sequence GTGAACGCTAAGCTCATCGACGGAAAAGCCATTGCTGAAAAAGTGAAAAACGAAGTGGCCCTAGAAGTGCAACAATTAGAGGCCAAAGGTATTCAAGTAGGGCTTGCGGTAATCCTTGTTGGATCTAATGCTGCCAGCCAAATCTATGTGTGCAACAAAATCGCTGCTTGCAAAAAAGCAGGCATTCAAAGTTTTCATCATGAACTTTCTGAGAGTACTTCATCCGAAGAATTACTTTTGTGGATCGAAAATTTAAATCGCGACGAGCGCGTGCATGGCATCCTTCTGCAGCTCCCACTTCCCAAACATTTAAATGCCGATTATTTTTTAGAAGCGATTCATCCCAAAAAAGATGTCGATGGCCTGCATGCCCTCAGTCTAGGTCGCCTGGCCCAAGGCAAGGAAACCTTTGTTTCTTGCACCCCTGCGGGTGTGATGCGTCTGCTCCAAGAAATTCATTTTGATTGTAGCGGAAAGAAAGCCGTGGTGGTGGGGCGTTCAAATATCGTCGGTAAACCCATGGCCCTTTTGTTGTTACAGCAAAGTGCGACGGTGACTGTGGTGCACAGCAAGACAAAAAATATTGAAGAAGAAATTCGCTCGGCAGATTTAGTCGTTGCTGCGGTAGGGGTTCCCAAAATGGTAAAGGGTGATTGGATCAAAGCGGGGGCGGTGGTGATTGATGTGGGAATCAATAGAATGGAAAACGGCAAACTGTGTGGCGATGTCGACTTTGATTCCGCTGCTCAAAAAGCTTCTTACATCACTCCGGTGCCGGGTGGTGTGGGCCCAATGACGATTGCGATGTTGTTGAAGAATACGCTGCAGGCGGCTAAGACTGGGTTTTAG
- a CDS encoding septal ring lytic transglycosylase RlpA family protein, with amino-acid sequence MCKKILFLTGLAILAFLNACAFPNKQVQSSALKLPTKEDALNSFETEMENSNLVLDSLQEGFASWYGPGFYGRRTASGEVFRKQAFTAAHRSLPFGTRLKVVNENNGKEVEVTVNDRGPFIKGRILDLSYAAARELGILKPGHARVSLFPLLAKKEGEDRER; translated from the coding sequence ATGTGCAAAAAGATACTTTTTTTAACAGGGTTGGCTATTCTTGCTTTCTTGAATGCCTGTGCCTTCCCCAATAAACAGGTTCAAAGCTCTGCTTTAAAGCTTCCTACCAAAGAAGATGCCCTGAATTCTTTTGAAACCGAAATGGAGAATTCCAATCTAGTGCTCGATTCTCTTCAAGAGGGTTTCGCTTCTTGGTATGGCCCTGGTTTTTATGGCAGGCGTACTGCTTCTGGTGAGGTGTTTCGCAAGCAGGCATTTACTGCAGCTCACCGATCTCTCCCTTTTGGAACGCGACTGAAGGTAGTGAATGAAAATAATGGAAAAGAAGTGGAAGTAACCGTGAACGACAGAGGGCCCTTCATTAAAGGAAGAATTCTCGATCTCTCTTATGCCGCGGCTCGTGAACTGGGGATTTTAAAACCTGGGCATGCCCGAGTGAGTCTTTTCCCTTTACTTGCTAAAAAAGAAGGAGAAGACCGTGAACGCTAA
- a CDS encoding response regulator has product MLEKKTLTTGEVAKHCGVHFRTVIRWIEKGHLKAYQLPGRGDNRVTLEDFLNFLQKNHIPVPEELQGHSAKILIVDDEIRMAHAIERVLKKEGCYDTQIATDAFQAGVFLGTYAPAVITLDLMMPSIGGIETLNFIRSREEARSMKILVISAAPQKLIDEALQSGADDFLVKPFENGELIEKVALLMKKKTPS; this is encoded by the coding sequence ATGCTAGAGAAGAAGACTCTGACCACGGGTGAAGTGGCGAAACATTGTGGGGTACATTTTAGAACCGTAATTCGCTGGATTGAAAAGGGACACCTCAAGGCCTATCAACTTCCGGGCCGGGGGGACAACCGGGTAACGCTTGAAGATTTTCTGAATTTTCTTCAAAAGAATCACATCCCGGTTCCAGAAGAGCTTCAAGGCCACTCGGCTAAGATATTGATTGTAGATGATGAAATTCGAATGGCACATGCCATCGAACGAGTCCTTAAAAAGGAGGGTTGTTATGACACTCAAATTGCGACCGACGCTTTTCAAGCAGGTGTTTTTCTGGGGACTTATGCTCCTGCTGTTATTACTCTAGACCTGATGATGCCTAGTATCGGTGGAATTGAAACCTTGAATTTTATCCGAAGTCGTGAGGAGGCCCGATCTATGAAAATACTGGTGATCTCAGCAGCTCCCCAGAAATTAATCGACGAGGCCCTACAATCGGGTGCTGACGATTTCTTGGTAAAGCCCTTTGAAAATGGAGAATTAATCGAAAAAGTTGCCCTCTTGATGAAAAAGAAGACACCCTCCTAA
- a CDS encoding GHKL domain-containing protein — protein sequence MDSKEELPKILEEYKQNKRALEKANEDLKKQQSQLVQSEKMAALGQLAAGVAHEINNPIGYILTNISLLKGNLQTFKIVLRELAQALEAHQEQNIDKLNATLEILKHIHEKENLDFITSDLESLVNESLEGADRVKEIVQSLKSFARVDESELKEANVNDCIESTLKIVWNEIKYKAKVLKELSPLSPLKCYPGQLNQVFMNLLVNAAQAITGWGEIKIKSEENEKEILVHISDTGKGIQPEHLPQIFTPFFTTKDVGKGTGLGLSISYDIVQKHKGKIEVQSVLGQGTSFTIHLPK from the coding sequence ATGGACTCAAAAGAAGAACTCCCCAAGATTCTGGAAGAATATAAACAAAACAAGCGTGCCCTGGAAAAAGCCAACGAAGATCTTAAAAAGCAGCAAAGTCAGCTGGTGCAGTCCGAAAAGATGGCAGCCCTGGGCCAACTCGCGGCAGGGGTTGCCCACGAAATCAACAATCCCATCGGATACATCCTGACCAATATTTCCCTCTTAAAAGGCAACCTCCAAACTTTTAAAATTGTTTTACGAGAACTGGCTCAAGCGCTGGAGGCTCACCAGGAACAAAATATCGACAAACTCAACGCGACGCTAGAAATATTGAAGCACATCCACGAAAAAGAAAACTTGGACTTTATTACTTCGGACCTGGAAAGCCTGGTCAATGAATCGCTGGAAGGTGCGGATCGGGTAAAAGAAATTGTTCAAAGCCTGAAAAGTTTTGCACGGGTGGATGAAAGCGAACTCAAAGAGGCCAACGTCAACGATTGCATCGAATCGACCCTCAAAATTGTCTGGAATGAAATCAAATATAAGGCAAAAGTGCTGAAAGAACTCAGCCCCCTCTCCCCTCTAAAATGTTATCCGGGGCAACTCAATCAGGTTTTTATGAACCTGCTGGTGAACGCGGCTCAAGCCATCACAGGATGGGGAGAAATAAAAATAAAATCGGAAGAAAACGAAAAAGAGATTCTGGTGCATATTTCGGATACAGGAAAAGGAATTCAACCCGAGCATCTTCCCCAGATCTTCACCCCTTTTTTCACGACGAAAGACGTCGGCAAAGGAACGGGGCTGGGGCTCTCCATCTCTTATGATATTGTCCAAAAACACAAAGGCAAAATTGAAGTGCAAAGCGTGCTTGGGCAAGGAACTAGCTTCACGATCCATTTACCCAAATAA
- a CDS encoding TolC family protein, translating into MKKMLFISLFVCFLSCVTTLVFPQEKTKLKLSLKEAVEKSLAQSFQSQTAELRVKEAQSISNQVRSQLFPQAALNLSESNQINNLSTFGLKLPGFPSLVGPFDVYEARLDVSVQLINFSNIARFYASLKNTQASKTSLLKTENELSAAAAKLYYLLKMNEAQIREAAATLKLFQAIEKLNQSQLKVGVNTPLELNRAQYQVSLQNQRKLQFEENYQQNKLGFLTLLNEDFNQEIELSDNFNLTLLLSPQEEKLDLPTAIAMAFEKRPELLEMQEKIKAKEQLLAAEKVSRFPSLSANFHGGYNGDQVEQLDWNRQATLNLNLPIFSGGLIQTKITQASTQLQQQLLEKKQLEKQIEQEVRQAVLHNSNTKQQLELAEKNKILSKKELQMASDRYSAGLGTNLELSLAQTNFVSAQENYLARQAELILSQIEFHRALGDVKDWIIGEKNE; encoded by the coding sequence ATGAAGAAAATGTTATTTATTAGTTTGTTTGTGTGCTTCTTATCCTGTGTCACTACACTTGTTTTCCCCCAAGAAAAAACAAAATTAAAATTAAGCCTCAAGGAAGCCGTCGAAAAAAGCCTGGCTCAATCTTTTCAAAGCCAGACCGCTGAGCTGAGAGTGAAAGAGGCCCAGAGCATTTCCAATCAAGTGCGTTCGCAACTTTTCCCTCAGGCGGCGCTTAATTTGAGTGAGTCGAATCAAATCAACAATCTCAGCACCTTTGGTCTTAAACTCCCCGGCTTTCCTTCCCTGGTGGGACCTTTCGATGTGTATGAGGCACGACTGGATGTTTCTGTGCAACTGATCAATTTCAGCAATATCGCTCGATTTTATGCCAGCTTGAAAAACACCCAGGCCAGCAAAACCAGCCTGCTCAAAACTGAAAATGAATTGAGTGCCGCTGCGGCCAAACTTTATTATTTGTTAAAAATGAATGAAGCCCAGATTCGCGAAGCAGCTGCCACCCTCAAATTATTTCAGGCCATCGAGAAGTTGAATCAATCGCAACTGAAGGTGGGCGTTAATACGCCCCTGGAACTCAATCGTGCACAATATCAGGTGTCGCTTCAAAATCAGCGCAAGCTGCAATTTGAAGAAAATTATCAGCAGAACAAACTGGGTTTTTTAACCCTGCTCAATGAAGATTTTAATCAGGAGATAGAACTTTCTGATAATTTCAACCTCACTTTACTTTTATCCCCTCAAGAAGAAAAACTGGATTTACCCACTGCGATTGCCATGGCCTTCGAAAAACGACCGGAACTTTTGGAAATGCAGGAAAAAATAAAAGCCAAGGAACAACTCCTCGCTGCCGAGAAAGTCAGCCGTTTTCCGAGTCTCTCTGCCAATTTTCACGGCGGATACAATGGAGATCAAGTGGAGCAATTAGATTGGAATCGCCAAGCCACCCTGAATTTAAATCTACCGATCTTTAGCGGTGGCCTCATCCAGACAAAAATCACTCAGGCCTCGACTCAACTGCAACAACAGCTGCTTGAAAAAAAGCAGCTCGAAAAACAAATCGAACAGGAAGTGCGTCAGGCTGTTTTGCATAACAGCAACACAAAACAGCAGTTGGAATTGGCAGAAAAAAACAAAATTTTATCCAAGAAAGAACTACAAATGGCCAGTGACCGCTACTCTGCGGGCCTGGGAACCAATTTGGAATTGAGTCTGGCTCAAACTAATTTTGTGAGTGCCCAGGAAAATTATTTGGCACGTCAGGCGGAATTAATCCTCTCGCAAATTGAATTTCATCGCGCTTTAGGGGATGTTAAAGATTGGATTATCGGAGAAAAAAATGAATGA
- a CDS encoding HlyD family secretion protein — translation MNEEKEEKIKSGLQNFKIRLLLFFITLGIALFVLHLLREAYLYEETENAQIETRVYPIVSRVSGFVKAVLVQDNQGVHKNDLLIELNPQDIDKNLDQVKAAKTQAEANLTLAEAQKKSALALLDKNDKDLSRFSVLVKQEEISKKDFDAIQASQLSAQAQKEVAEAQISSAQAILKEKQAQLEGLELQKSYTQIFAPDSGEVSRKNVEPGQFIQNGQMLMAIVDSQNPWVLANFKETQLKNLHVGQKVEINIDQYPSQKFEGHIESMQLGTGARFSLFPPENATGNYIKIVQRIPVKILFDQDMSKYKLAAGISVTPKVKIR, via the coding sequence ATGAATGAAGAAAAAGAAGAAAAAATAAAATCGGGGTTGCAGAATTTCAAAATCCGCCTGCTTCTTTTTTTTATCACCCTGGGAATCGCCTTATTCGTCCTTCATTTATTGCGGGAGGCTTATCTCTACGAAGAAACAGAAAATGCCCAAATTGAGACACGGGTTTATCCCATTGTGTCGCGGGTTTCCGGCTTTGTGAAAGCGGTGCTGGTTCAAGACAACCAGGGCGTGCATAAAAACGATTTATTAATTGAACTGAATCCCCAGGATATCGATAAAAATTTAGATCAAGTTAAAGCCGCCAAAACACAGGCAGAAGCCAATCTGACCTTGGCGGAGGCCCAAAAAAAATCAGCGCTCGCCCTGTTGGATAAAAATGACAAAGATCTCTCCCGCTTTTCTGTACTCGTCAAACAAGAGGAAATTTCCAAAAAAGATTTCGATGCCATCCAGGCCTCGCAACTTTCTGCCCAGGCGCAAAAGGAAGTAGCCGAGGCGCAAATCAGCTCGGCCCAGGCCATCTTAAAAGAAAAACAGGCGCAGCTGGAAGGGCTGGAGCTTCAAAAAAGTTATACTCAAATTTTTGCTCCCGATTCGGGAGAGGTTTCGCGAAAAAATGTAGAACCCGGGCAGTTCATTCAAAATGGTCAGATGCTCATGGCCATCGTGGATTCCCAGAACCCGTGGGTGCTCGCCAACTTTAAGGAAACCCAACTCAAAAATCTTCATGTGGGTCAAAAAGTAGAGATTAACATCGATCAGTATCCCAGCCAAAAATTTGAAGGTCACATCGAAAGCATGCAATTAGGAACCGGCGCCCGTTTTAGTTTGTTTCCGCCGGAAAACGCCACCGGAAATTATATCAAGATTGTGCAACGGATTCCCGTCAAAATATTATTCGACCAGGATATGTCGAAATACAAACTTGCGGCTGGGATTTCAGTCACTCCAAAGGTAAAAATACGCTGA
- a CDS encoding DHA2 family efflux MFS transporter permease subunit yields MENWKPKYPPLLIALSVTLATFMEILDTSIANVSLPHIAGNLSSSIEESNWVLTAYLISNAIVLPLSGWLSSLIGRKRFYMMSVTLFTLSSLLCGLAPNLTALIFFRILQGIGGGGLQPSEQAILVDTFPQEKRGMGMAIYGMAVVTAPIIGPTLGGLITDNFNWRWIFLINIPVGIISLFLTQKMIEDPPYLRRIKIKDFKMDYWGLILITLGLGSLQYVLEKGERLDWFNSHSILIFSLIAIVGLASAVSWELRQKEPIVDLRLLKERNFMISTFFMFMLGFVLYASTVLLPYFLQVLLGYTATLAGMVISPGGILTMLLMPVVGILLSKVQARWLVLLGFVLVSLGLLDMAHYNLSIDFATAVHSRMIQAAGLSFLFVPINAMAFAFVPKEKSNNATGIINLFRNTGGSMGIAFGATLLARRAQFHQSQLVENLSPYSLAFNEKLHGIQQFLNSHLGLLSQKAGEQLFYQELMRQSSLMAFLDVFYVLGWAFLCLCPLVFLLKKTKLGGEVVIH; encoded by the coding sequence ATGGAAAACTGGAAACCCAAATACCCTCCCCTGCTGATCGCGCTGAGCGTGACCTTGGCCACCTTCATGGAAATTTTGGACACCAGCATCGCGAACGTTTCGCTGCCACACATTGCGGGAAATTTATCTTCGAGCATTGAGGAAAGCAATTGGGTGCTCACCGCCTATCTCATTTCGAATGCCATCGTGCTCCCCTTAAGTGGATGGCTTTCTTCCCTCATCGGCAGAAAACGCTTCTATATGATGTCCGTCACTTTATTTACCCTCAGCTCACTGCTTTGCGGACTGGCGCCCAATTTAACTGCCCTGATTTTCTTTCGTATTTTGCAGGGAATCGGTGGAGGGGGCCTGCAGCCCAGTGAACAAGCGATTTTGGTGGATACCTTTCCTCAGGAAAAACGGGGCATGGGCATGGCCATTTATGGCATGGCCGTCGTCACCGCACCTATCATCGGGCCCACCTTGGGTGGTCTGATTACAGACAACTTCAATTGGCGCTGGATTTTTTTGATTAATATCCCTGTGGGAATTATTTCCCTCTTCCTCACTCAAAAAATGATTGAGGATCCTCCGTATTTAAGACGCATTAAAATAAAAGATTTTAAAATGGATTATTGGGGCCTTATTCTCATCACGCTCGGCCTGGGTTCTCTTCAGTACGTGCTCGAAAAGGGGGAACGGCTGGACTGGTTCAATTCACACAGCATCCTTATTTTTAGTCTCATTGCTATTGTAGGATTAGCCAGCGCAGTAAGCTGGGAGCTGCGTCAAAAAGAACCCATTGTCGATTTACGTTTGCTCAAAGAGCGTAATTTCATGATCTCCACTTTTTTCATGTTCATGTTGGGCTTTGTCCTGTACGCCAGCACGGTCTTGCTGCCCTATTTTCTACAGGTGCTGTTGGGCTATACTGCAACCCTCGCGGGGATGGTCATCTCCCCCGGTGGAATTTTAACCATGCTGCTGATGCCCGTTGTCGGAATCCTGCTTTCAAAAGTGCAGGCACGATGGCTGGTCTTGCTGGGTTTTGTTTTAGTCTCTTTGGGATTACTGGACATGGCGCATTATAATTTAAGCATCGACTTTGCTACTGCCGTGCATTCCCGCATGATTCAAGCCGCAGGACTTTCTTTTCTCTTTGTTCCCATTAATGCGATGGCCTTTGCCTTCGTACCTAAAGAAAAATCAAACAACGCCACCGGCATCATCAACCTGTTTCGCAACACAGGAGGCAGCATGGGAATAGCATTTGGAGCCACTTTGCTGGCGAGACGCGCGCAATTTCATCAAAGCCAATTAGTGGAAAATCTGAGCCCTTACTCCTTGGCTTTTAATGAAAAACTCCATGGCATTCAGCAATTTTTAAATTCTCATTTGGGATTACTGTCTCAAAAAGCAGGCGAGCAGCTCTTTTATCAAGAGCTGATGCGGCAATCGAGTCTTATGGCTTTTTTGGATGTGTTTTATGTGTTGGGATGGGCCTTTCTTTGTTTGTGCCCTTTGGTTTTTTTACTGAAGAAAACGAAATTAGGGGGAGAGGTGGTGATTCATTAG